A stretch of Mesoplodon densirostris isolate mMesDen1 chromosome 7, mMesDen1 primary haplotype, whole genome shotgun sequence DNA encodes these proteins:
- the LOC132493751 gene encoding small ribosomal subunit protein uS11-like, which produces MAPRKGKEKKEEQVISLGPQVAEGENVFGVCHIFASFNDTFVHVTDLSGKETICRVTGGTKVKADRDESSPYAAMLAAQDVAQRCKEMGITALHIKLRATGGNRTKTPGPGAQSALRALARSGMKIGRIEDVTPIPSDSTRRKGGRRGRHL; this is translated from the coding sequence ATGGCACCTCgcaaggggaaggaaaagaaggaagaacaggTTATCAGCCTTGGCCCTCAGGTGGCCGAAGGAGAAAATGTATTTGGTGTGTGCCACATTTTTGCATCCTTCAATGACACTTTCGTCCATGTCACCGATCTTTCTGGCAAGGAAACCATCTGCCGTGTAACTGGTGGGACGAAGGTGAAGGCTGACCGAGATGAGTCATCTCCATATGCTGCCATGTTGGCTGCCCAGGATGTAGCCCAGAGGTGCAAGGAGATGGGCATCACTGCCCTCCACATCAAACTCCGGGCCACAGGAGGAAATAGGACGAAGACTCCTGGACCAGGTGCCCAGTCAGCCCTCAGAGCCCTCGCCCGGTCAGGAATGAAGATTGGGCGGATTGAGGATGTCACCCCCATCCCCTCCGACAGCACCCGCAGGAAGGGGGGTCGCCGTGGTCGCCATCTGTGA